TGTTCCGCAATTTAAACCTTATAGGTTAACTTTTTGTGTCACCAAATTTTATCTTTGTCGTGGTTTAACTGGTTTGATCCTCTCTGTTTTGGTTTATATTCGCGCGTCGCAATCTAAACTTTATATGTTAAGTTAAACTATGGAACGGTAAACTAATGATGCAAGTAACCAACTAGAAATGACATATTGTTTGGCTTGTAGAGTAATGCTTGGTTCTACTGTCCAACAACTAGGGCTAATTTACTAAAGTTAAATTTATGAATACATGAGCAGCTTACGACATGACCAACTTGGCACAAAATTAAGGGGCTCTAGTcggggcttaaaagcccggCTTCTGAATTTATACTATAAACACTCATTCGTATCGTTTGTGAAAAGGTCAAGaagtaattaaaaaaagttaatgctaatttttgttttactcctttaacagtttaatcacttaatCCTAACTTGtctctaacttctacttcacttttatACTTTTAAcaataaacatttattttaaattcatccAAACGGCATGTATATACACTCCCGTGATTCCAAGGATTCGTCTGACTTTTATCTCAGATTCCAAATCGCGGATTTTACTCTTTCGGAATTGGTGATGCAATAATGTGCGGTGTCCAAAATATTAACTTATGTATGCTGAAAGTCATCACTCGATTTTTAAATTAGTCacgtttcaaattttttttcatttagatTCATTTTGTATTGCAGACACAACAGCTCGTCTGAAATGAAAAAGTAGGGTTGTTCATGAACAGAGCTATTTACGAACAagttcgagctcggctcgataaaAGCTCGGTCCGTTaagaactcgaactcgagctcgaacgCATAAATATGTTTGTTAAGAAAATGAGCTCGAGACGAGCTTTTAGTGTGTTCGGCTCGCGCTCGACTCGAACTcattcggctcgagctcggctcgttaaaactcgaaaaaatacaatattttcaagataatttcgtaatatatgcatgttattgaacgccgaattcaacatataatatatcaaatcaatCAGctgaatattaattataataaggTACCATTAAAAcacactaaaaattttatttgggttgctattttaagagttaAGTAGcagtttgattttatttttttctggctcgaCTCGTATATAttcgtgaacaagctcgtgttcggctcgttagttaacgagctcgagctcgaacaaaATTTTTTTGTTCTCGGCTCAGCTCGGCTCAATTCGATAGAAAAAAAtctaaagctcggctcggtttgGCTTGGCTCGTAAAGAGCTTTATGAAAAACTGTTtctaaattcaaaaacaatttgttcgaaaaatcatttttagctCAAAACTTGTTTTAGAGAAAGAAGTTTCCCacgtttaaaaaaattgttcttCAGATTTTGCGAAAATTACAAATATGACTATCAaatcttaacaaaaatattattttttaattataactcaatattaataaataattaaatataaaaatatcatcatACAAATATCTGATTTCTACTATACTACAATATCTTTTACCGGCACTTGTCCtataacaaaataaacaaaCCTAACAGTTTAATTGCATCAAATAATCATATGTGAAACTaagcaaaaatataaaatttatactttaaatgatGGAAAATTCTAGGTACCAAAAAGCACTTAGcaattttttccccaaaatCTACCGAGAATTAAGTTGATACGAATTTTCTAGTAGAACGAGTCAATTTGATATAACGGTAAAATTTAGTAATCGGAAAACTTTATTGAGAGAACAATATAACCAGTATTTTAGATAACAACAGTTTcacaaaatataaaactaaaaagcAGGTTTAACAACATAAAATGTAATACAGAATTTAGcgtcaaaaaaaaatgtaatacaaaattttattgttttctgtaaaataaagaaatacCATCACCACCTAAACTTTTGCAAACTTGTGAAGAGATATTTCGTCAGATATTTTTGAAGTACCAGAATCAGGATGTTATTTAAGATGGAAAATGTCTTTCTCGaatctaatattaaaaaacCAGTTGTAATATCTTTTTGTCGATGATACATCGATAAAAATAGCTTGGCCGACAAATGTTCAAGGCCAGCAGGTAGTTTACAAGCCGAATAAATAGTATTTGtcggtgttctaaaaatcccagatttaaccgattaattcCCGATTAATCCTCTGCAAGGTCGGCCATCGATTCGATTTCTGAAATCTGATTAatccttgtatatattttttaatcgaagtatatattaataaattattaaaataaaaatattatattactttaaatatgaataattatagagtttatgaatatagtaaatatattagttactaaatagctaatataataataactgaatattaaataatattttaaaattaaaataaatccgattttcactccgattaatccccgattttcgATTAATCTTTGAATCGGTAgttcaaccgattaggtccgattcccgatttctgtaacactggtaTTTGTTCATAATTTAGAATACAgacaaaattattatgattgGGGATCACTGCGCTTTAAATACCTGGCCGAATTTAGATAAATATGTCTTGCTTTTgaatctgtcaaaaaaaaatcatcgcCAAAACTTCAACCAACCCCTTGTTGATTGTAGATGGTGCAAGTGgtgtatttaaattatatttgttatactgatttagtataatatatttaagcgTATTATACTCTGAAaaggaaaaattaattttgaattatatttgcTTACTCCCTTGAGTTATATATATTGGGGGACGgagacgcggcacggactttaatgctccggcaaaatatagttatataacttatttttaagattttttttttctgaataaaaatttgaatgttatatttttattcagaaattttttttaaaaaaaataagtaattgaactttattttataagagaattgaagtgcgtgtcgagtagtgaaaaaaaaggtatacaattaaatgggacataaaaagtatattacaATGTACATTAaccatatactccctctgtccccctcatttgtttacagttttttcacactgctcgacacgcattttaatgcgcatataaaacatagttctatagcttatttttaaattttttctttttttataaaaatttaaacatcaaatttttatacagaagaaaaaaaagttcaaaataatttaccgaactacgttttacgagagcattagaatgcgtgccgagcccccgtcccccaatgtaaacaaatgaggggggcggagggagtatcatataCCATTTTAATTCATAACACcacattaattaataaaacttgaatttaaatattctagtCAAATAGTATCgcattatattttgattaaaaaacaaagtcttgaatataaaatgaaaaactattttttttaaaaaagaacgTGATATATGAGAGTTGACTGCCACCTATATTAATGGTAGACATAGAATCCTAGAAGTGTATGGGCCgtttgggtaaacttaaaataagtgctttttgcttaaaataaaaaagtgaagtagaagtcagaaataacttaagacttataagtggttaaactgtttgggaaataagcagaagtcctgaaacaaaagctagtaatcctaacttcttttgagtgcttcttgactttttacacaaacagtacaaataagtggttataatttataaacctAGAAATTGGCTTATAATGTCCGGCCAATTAAACACCACCTATATCTATGTATGCCGAACGTTTACCATCGAAGATAATTTAATCATCTTTgtacataaaaaattaattatgaaaaGGACAATTTATTATTCATCGAATATACACAGCTAGCAGGAGCGGCAATCTGATAGATATACAACCAGTGGCGGAGCCAGCCATAAACTTTAGGGGGGgcaaaaaaaatttctaagaCATTATAATAGATACTGTAATAGTTTATAAAGCCCAGAAGAAGATCGGATGAAGCCAGTGATTATGAATCTCCTCAGGACTCCActctaaggggccgtttgggtgagtttaaaataattacttattgcttaaaataaataagtggagtagaagttagaaaccagataagacttataagtgattaaagtgtttgggaaataagtagaaatcctgaaacaaaagctagcattcctagctttttataagtgcttcttgactttttacacaaactgtacgaataagtgtttctaacttataaaccgagaagccaaacacccactaaatcTCCCGGACTCCCATTCTCTTTTGACACCCTCTCTGTTTTGTGTTTTTATCCCGAGAGTCAGGTTCTCTCAATTCTAAAGACTAAAAAAGAAAGCCCCTTTTACCAAAATCAACTGCtatatttatgtatgtatatatattatatataaatatattaaaaaactataAAACCTAGTGGGGTCCCGTGCCCCCACATGCACCTATCTCCCTCCGCCACTGTATACAACTGGTAAAAGCATAAATTCAGGTGTAGACAGATTCAGGACTTTGTAACTAGGACTGATCGGCAGGATACTCAAATATCTTAAAAGCTGAATTCACAATCCCAAATGCCCCATCAATAAAAAGATTCTGCCCGCTTATGTACTTGGCCTCGTCGCTCGCCAGAAACAGAGCTGCATTCGCCACATCGTCTGTCCGAAGAGTCGCACCCTTTAAATTGGCTACCGAATTCATGATATATTCGAAATCTTCATTTCTCTCGACCCCCACAGCGTTCTTCGCCAACGGTGTGGCAACCCCGTAGGGGGACACACAATTGACTCGTATTCCGAATTGCCCGAGCTCAACGGCCAAGTTCCTGGTGAGTCCCAAAACAGCATGCTTTGAGGCCGTGTAGGCATGCGATGCCGCACCACCGAGATTCGAGCATAAGCTAGAAGTGGTTATTATGCAGCCACTTCGAGCCGGGACCATCACACGAGCCGCGTGCTTCATTCCCAGGAACACGCCTGTCACATTGACAGCGAGAACATCTTCAAAATCAGACTTGAGGTTGTCGAGAATACGAGGTTTGTTAGGACCGGGGACCCCCGCGTTGTTGAACATGATATCGAGTTTTTTATAAGTGGAAATTGTTTTGTCAATAGCATGCTGAATATGTTCTTCGTTTGTTACGTCACAATGAACATACAAAGAGTTTGAGTTTCCAAGTGCTTCGACAACAGTGTGGCCAAGGTCATCTTGAATGTCGGCAATGACAACCTTTGCTCCGTGCTGGACGAAGATCCTCGCGGTGCATTCGCCAATGCCGCTAGAACCTCCGGTAATCAGGGCTACCTTGCCCTCCAACCTATATGCaacatataattatcaatttttgTTTATTGAAAACGGACAGCAGAACACGCCTTTGTTTAAGtctgaaaataattaaaacttcaTAGTTTGCACTCACCTTCTGGTGGTTGGTGTTACAAGTGAATCGGTGTTCGCCATTGCGCCCAAAGTAGATGCCGACTAAATGAAGCGTGAGTGCCTTATATGGCGAAAGAGACCCCGCAATCGACAAGATACTAATGTAGCTGGTTACCTTAGTCCGTCAGAATATATAGCCAACAAAGCGTGAGCGATCTTGTTAATTTAGTCCATTACATAATATTCTTCTGTTAGTACATTGTACTCCATCTATTTTTTatcgttttgacttttgacacacatttttaatgttttgacgagattgttaaaattattattttttaaacattttttcgaacaaaactatataatcaaaattttaattcactaaaaaaatcagtcaaaaataatactagtaatttttattaatagatCATTACACTGAAATGTGTGTGCCAAAAGccaaaatttcatataaaaatatagaacAACATAGGAGTAGTCGATACTTCACATCACTacccaatatatataattatcttcccCGTCATTATTCATTGGTACTAAATTTTTTAACCAATATGACTTGATTTTCTATATTAGTTAGTCCGTTAATATTATCTATAAATGTCCACTTCATCTCCtagaattttatattaatttcttaCATTTATTACATCTCCAACTTATCTCACTCCGATAgtcataataaaatattagttatgatatataattaacaattaTAGCTAATTGTAGTagagaaaaatcattttttatcatatataatataaataattattattatataatattttagctaACCAATCTATCGAATAGTATCGGAAAAGCTCTCACAATATACTGAGCATCTCCAACCGGAAAGATATTTCACAAAATAGTCTGTTTGTTCACTTAATTGACACTCAGATAGTACAAAATATGTGTATATGCATCTCCAACCGGAAAgatatttcagaaaaaaaatctgCTTGTTCACTTAATTGACACTCAGACAGTACAAAATATGCGTCTATTTTTTGAACAAAattcttttgattataattataattatctgTATTTGATCCTTATAACTGTTAACTAATACATCCATGTCATCTTTCTGGTCATTTATGGCTCAATTTCAcctctacatatatatatttataacttggaaattacaataatatatgtttatctaaattattatatcattcttttgaaaatttaataaattttaaataatcagtATTTTTatttaggggtgagcattcggccGAACTGAATAGACTGAAAACTGAAGTTTGAATTTTCAGAAATTTAGGACCGAACTGAACCGAAtttatacggttcggttcggtttttcggttccggtttggttttgctcacccctacttttattttataatattcctGTTAATCATTTTGATTTATCTAATATTCTAGAGAGGCCCTTAGCAGTCCTTCCGCCGGATATTGGAAATATTAGTAATGGACAAAAGGGATCAACGGCAACCAAGCCTAACAAGATCCCAAATTGTCAAACGATATTCAAATCAAAAAATGTCAAACTGTTGCACCACTAGATCATTATATAAGTTCATATACAAACACCATACAAGCTGCCGGTAGGGACTAGGGaggtttcataatatattttagtaataaaAGATTAGCCTGCTGGAAAATAATACTCTCCGTCCACCTTACCGTCCACCAGACTTTCTAATATCGTTTTGGTCACTCGGTGACCGGAAATTTATAATTAGATCAtgcaattgaaaaaaaaattaagtcctattatcgtacattaaaaaaattttgttCGGCTCACGGTTACACttcattaaaaatttgacggaaacCTAACTAAGTTTGGTGACTTGACTTGAATACATTTAtcgtggcatgtacagtcagctcAAGCTTATATTGCTCACTCAATTGagtacaaacttgcaatcgagTCATAAATTTCAATTACTTTCATTTAAGTCATTGATTGatcataatatccgttaaaaacTGGGAAAAAAACAACGAACGAAGAGCTATCTTGTAacacttttttttctctcttaaaattttcaaaacttattaacaaatgaagCAAATACAACAACGAATGAAGTTTTTGTAAGTGAAATCATTGATTATAATGTGCGTATTTTGTTGTAAAGAGGTGTTGTGGGAGAGCACTTGATGTCGTTGTAGAGCTCTGCGGTTcagttttttttatagtttttaatGGATGTAATGGTCAATAACTTAAATGAATGTTTCATCAGTTCGATGACCAGATTGCAAGTTTCAAGCCAGTTGAGTTATCATAGAGTCATTTCAAGTGACCATACATGCTACAATGGATTTATACAAGCCAAGTCACTAAACTTAATCAactttccgtcaaatttttaacggagtgtaacatttagtgacctgaatgaatgcttttaagagtataatgatgtgagagaatattttttttaagttcgATGAACCAATTGCAAGATTTCGGTCAGTTGAGTGTCAAAACACCATTTAACCCaaaaagaaagtccaagtgaatctTTTATAGTCACCCACAATCACAGGAGCATACTTCTTCTAATTGATAGATATTATGTTCACTGGACCAAACATATCAAGATGTAATATATGAAATGGTTAGGTTAAAGAATTTTGTGGCTTGCTTTTGAATAACGGTCTTATCTATTTTCCAAATTGACAAGCATCACAAAGTCCTTGTTGCATAAAGTTTAGTTGCGGCATTCATCTCACCATGTTGTGTTTCCCTAATAATTCATCTTCTTCAAATTCAGATtcgagagcttcttgtgccactttcAGCTTTCTTCACTCGATGCATTGATAAAGTGACATGTTATTTTTTCCTTCATAGTATCCTCCAAACTGGTTTCATAGATGTTATCATGACTCATTGTAATCAGAGAAATTCACGATCCTTGACGGCGGTGACAATGCACTTCTTATGATCAAAAGTTGTATGATAACCTCTATCACTTAGTTGACTGATACT
This genomic window from Daucus carota subsp. sativus chromosome 7, DH1 v3.0, whole genome shotgun sequence contains:
- the LOC108195676 gene encoding secoisolariciresinol dehydrogenase, encoding MANTDSLVTPTTRRLEGKVALITGGSSGIGECTARIFVQHGAKVVIADIQDDLGHTVVEALGNSNSLYVHCDVTNEEHIQHAIDKTISTYKKLDIMFNNAGVPGPNKPRILDNLKSDFEDVLAVNVTGVFLGMKHAARVMVPARSGCIITTSSLCSNLGGAASHAYTASKHAVLGLTRNLAVELGQFGIRVNCVSPYGVATPLAKNAVGVERNEDFEYIMNSVANLKGATLRTDDVANAALFLASDEAKYISGQNLFIDGAFGIVNSAFKIFEYPADQS